A single genomic interval of Candidatus Thermoplasmatota archaeon harbors:
- a CDS encoding tetratricopeptide repeat protein, with translation MAQDAELWCESAKRLAKQKKYEEAIMHFNRAIALKPKYKEAYYEKGNVLLLLGKSDEALDCFNSAVLIDTSYVEAWRNKEAVHLVRGDYDEAIKCADQIIALAPDDYKLWLDKGSLLLRLHRFRESVECFDKVLALKPNFQEAIAKKQEALQHIEKVVVKEVKRVVKKVCLLGDPSVGKTSLIRRYVYDVFDDKYLSTIGAKITKKVLTLKYQDAPDIVLTLMLWDIAGQEDFRSVHSTYFQGADGALIVCDITKKETLKNIDNWVEALLKVTDKIPIVIVGNKADMVIQAVVTEKDLAEAGKRCNCNYLFTSAKTGKNVEEAFSTLSKELIASA, from the coding sequence ATGGCGCAAGATGCAGAGCTTTGGTGCGAGAGTGCGAAGAGGCTTGCTAAGCAAAAGAAGTATGAAGAAGCTATAATGCATTTCAATCGCGCTATTGCTTTAAAACCTAAATATAAAGAAGCTTATTACGAAAAAGGCAATGTTTTACTGCTGCTAGGCAAATCTGATGAGGCTCTAGATTGCTTTAATAGCGCTGTGCTAATAGATACTAGCTATGTAGAAGCATGGCGTAATAAAGAGGCAGTGCATTTAGTCAGGGGTGATTACGACGAAGCTATAAAATGTGCTGACCAAATCATAGCGCTAGCGCCTGACGATTATAAGCTCTGGCTAGATAAAGGCTCTTTGCTTCTAAGATTGCATAGATTTAGAGAATCTGTAGAATGCTTCGATAAAGTATTAGCACTAAAACCAAACTTTCAAGAAGCCATTGCAAAGAAGCAAGAAGCTCTTCAGCATATTGAAAAAGTAGTAGTTAAAGAAGTAAAAAGAGTTGTTAAAAAAGTATGCCTTCTCGGCGATCCTAGTGTTGGCAAGACTTCGCTTATTCGCAGATATGTTTACGATGTGTTTGATGATAAATATCTATCTACGATAGGTGCTAAAATAACGAAAAAAGTTTTGACTTTAAAGTATCAAGATGCTCCTGATATTGTGCTTACATTGATGCTCTGGGATATTGCAGGTCAGGAAGATTTTAGGAGCGTGCACAGTACTTATTTCCAAGGTGCCGATGGTGCATTAATTGTATGCGATATTACGAAAAAAGAGACCTTGAAAAATATTGATAACTGGGTAGAGGCTCTGCTTAAAGTAACAGATAAAATTCCTATAGTGATTGTGGGCAATAAAGCGGATATGGTAATTCAGGCGGTAGTAACAGAAAAAGATTTAGCTGAAGCAGGCAAGAGGTGCAATTGTAATTATTTATTTACAAGTGCTAAAACCGGTAAAAACGTAGAAGAAGCTTTTTCTACTTTGAGTAAAGAGCTAATT